A window of Oscillospiraceae bacterium genomic DNA:
AGGTACAGGTGTGCGAATCGGCGCCGACAATCAGGCTCCCGCTCCGTGCAAGCCCTTTTTCGGGAAGCAGCGCATGCTCTATTCCCGTTTCTCCGGCGTCAAAAAAATGACAGATCTTCTGTTCATCTGCAAACTCCCGCACCTCTTTGCATTGCTTTGCGGAAGCAATGTCCTTGCAGGGAACGAAATGGTCGAGAACCAAGGCAACCTTTTCCTTGTTAAAAACCTGCCGGAATCCATGCTTTTTGAATTCACGGATGGCTACCGGAGAGGTAATGTCGTTACCCATAACGAGATCTACATCGGCAAGAACGATCTCTCCGGTATGAACAGGCTGACCCCCGCAATGAGCGGAAATAATTTTTTGCGTCATTGTCATTGACATTCTATTCACCTTCCTTTTTATTGAATTCCATCAGCTTGTTAAGCGCGTGTATATACGACAAAATGCTTGCTTCAATCACGTCCGTGGAAAGACCCTTTGCGGTAAAGGTCCTGTCTTTATAACGAAGTGTTGTAATGACCTCGCCAAGGCTGTCCTTGCCTTCGGAAACCGATTGAATGACGTAGTTCTCAAAAACATATGCCGGCGGATTCATAATTTTGTCGACCGCCTTGTAAGAAGCGTCGACCGGACCGTTGCCGAGAGCGACATCCTCTGTCACAACGCCGTCCTTTTCAAGCGCAATAACGGCAGTCGCCGCCTCCGCGTCACCCGTGTGCACAGAGAACCGCTTCAATACATATACGTCCTGATTTGATTCGGGCGTGCTGTCCCATACAAGAACCTCAATATCGCGATCGGTCACATCCTTTTTCTTATCGCAAAGCTCCTTAAAGGAAACAAAGCAGCGTTCAGTATCTTCCGCGGAAAGCGTGAAGCCCATAGACACGAGCTTTTCCTCAAAGGCATGTCTTCCGGAATGCTTTCCGAGAATAATTTGTCCCGATGGAATCCCGATCGTCTCTGGCTGTATTATTTCATAAGTGTTCCGGTTCGCCAGCATGCCATGCTGGTGAATCCCGGCCTCATGCGAAAACGCGTTTGTGCCCACGATGGGTTTATTTATTGGTGCGGTTCTTCCGATAACCCCGTATACAGTCTTGCTCGCCCGGTAGATATACGACGTGTCAACGGATGTTTCCGCGTTATAAAGATCGGGCCGCGTCTTCAATGCCATGACAATTTCCTCAAGCGGAGCGTTTCCTGCACGCTCTCCGAGTCCGTTGACCGTACACTCCGCCTGCCTCGCGCCGCCCAAAATACCGGCCAGCGTATTCGCGGTTGCCATTCCGAGATCGTTGTGGCAGTGCACGGAAAGCACGATGCTTTCGCATTCCGGCACATCCGCACGGAGCCGTTCTATAATCGACCGCATTTCATATGGAGTCGTATATCCCACCGTATCCGGAATATTGATTACCGATGCTCCGCTTTCGATTGCCGCACGGACAACACGCGCCAGAAACTTTTGATCGCTCCTGGTTGCATCTTCCGCGGAGAATTCGATATCCGCACAAAGCCTCCGTGCGTACTTAACCATAGCCGCCGCTTTTTCAATGACCTGCTCCGGATTCAGCTTCAGCTTATACTGCATATGGATAGGCGAAGTGGCAATGAAGACATGAATGCGCGGTGATACCGCTTTCTTTATCGCTTCATATGCGGCGTCTATATCCTTTTCCGTACAGCGGGCAAGAGACGCGACAGAGCAGCCGCGAATACATTCCGCGACCGACGCGACCGACTTGAAATCGCCGGATGAGGAAGCCGCGAATCCCGCTTCAATCACATCGACCTTTAAAAGTTCAAGCCGCTTCGCGACCTCGATTTTTTCCTGCAGGTTCATACTGCAGCCCGGCGCCTGCTCGCCGTCCCGCAGAGTCGTATCAAATATTTTTACTCGACTTGACATGGTTTCCTCCTTCCGGTCTGTTTGACCGATATTTATTTTGGCGGCAATGCCTTAAGGCATTTTTATTGCCGTCTTATACTGATAAAAAATAAGGCCTGCGGCAGTTTGCGCCGCAGGCCTTTTGATTCGTATACTCTATCCGTTTATATCGAATCGTCTGTCCGCATGCAACGCAAAAATCCGTTATTGAAAATAAGGGCAAGTTCAATAGCGGCAAGAATAATTATTGCAAGCATAAACAGAATATTCATAATAACGATGGATTCCTTTTACAGTATATACAAATAGTATATCATATTATAATTGCCATGTCAACTTATTTATAACCAATTTACACAATGTTAATATTTGCGTCAAAGTGATCAATAAATACTCTCGCGTATTTATAAACGGCATTTAAATACAAAAGAGAAAAGCCCGTATATCAAAGCCTTTTCTCTCTTTTAAAGATAAATTAAAGGCCTCTTTTCATGTAATATCGCGTTTACTTAGCTTTTTCCGTTCATTCATAATCCGCAATATTTGCCCAGTGAATAAGAAATTCACGCTGTTCCGACTTATTTTTACCGAGCTGCGAAGCGGCAACGATCGAAAGCCACTTTTCTACATACTGCTTCGCGGTATCACTTTTTATGCAAAAAAGCTTCATATAGAGCTCCGCGCTTTTTATATCGCCAGAAAGCCGGAACAAAAGATATGTCCTGGCCGCGTCCGCGGAAGCGTTTCCCTGCGTCGCGTGTGCCCAGTCGATAATATAAGCCTCGTCCTTATCTGTAATAATGACATTGGAGGGATTGTAATCGCCATGACATAACTTTTTATGCTCCTCTATGCTGTCAAGCCTTGTGTGAAGCTCATAACGCGCGGTTGCGTCTAAACCGGATTCGCGGATTTTTCTGTGCATTTTATCCTTGAGCTTGTTTAATCCCGCCGCGGCAGCCATATGCATTTCCAGCTGGATATCTACAAAACGATCCATATACTCTTCGTATTTACCGGGGTTTTCGCGAATCAGCTGTTCTATTGTCTTGCCTTCTATGAATTCACTGACAAGCGCCCATTTTCCGTCAGTTTTCACGACCTCGATAAATTTCGGAGCATGTATTCCCGATTCGGCCACAATAGAAAGATTCAGCGCCTGACGTAAAACGGAGGATGCGGATTCCTCATTAAATACTTTTATACATTTGTCACCGTCACGATATACCGTTTTAGTCGGTCGTACTGCGATTATATTATCAAGCTTCATGTCATACCTCCTCATACGTTCCGTAGTAAGCGTTAAGATACATATGTTTAATTTCACTCATCAACGGATATCTCGGATTTGCTCCGGTACATTGGTCGTCAAAGGCCTGTTCTGTCATTTCATCAAGCCTGGCAAGAAAGCTTTCTTCTTGGATTCCGTAATCTCTGATTGTCTTTTTTATGCCGATATGCTCTTTCAGCTTATCTATTGCCTGAATCAGTTTATTGAGCTTTTCGGTATCGGTCTTCCCCTGTATACCGAGATAATCCGCAATCTCCGCGTATCTCTCCAGTGTATGCGGATGGTCATATTGAGGGAAGGTGCCCATTTTTACCGGCTTTTCGGAAGCGTTGAAGCGGAGAACCTCATCGATCATCAGCGCGTTCGCTATACCATGCGGCAGATGATGAAAAGCGCCGAGCTTATGCGCCATGGAATGGCATACTCCTAAAAACGCGTTGGCAAATGCCATACCGGCCATGGTTGCCGCATTCGCCATTTTTTCGCGGGCAGCCGGATCGTTTGGACCGTCGTCATAGGCGCGCGGAAGATATTCAAAGATCATTTTCAAGGAGCGGAGAGCAAGCCCGTCTGTATAATCGGTCGCCAGCATCGAAGCATACGCTTCAAGAGCGTGCGTTACGGCGTCTATTCCCGAGGCGGAGGTAAGCCCCTTGGGCGCTGACATTTGCATATCCGCGTCTACGATCGCCATCTTCGGCATCAGCTCATAATCGGCAAGCGGATATTTTATGCCGCTGTCCTGATCGGTGATGACGGCAAAAGGCGTGACCTCGGAGCCTGTGCCGGCGGATGTCGGCACCGCGATAAAGTATGCCTTTTCACCCATTTTAGGAAAAGCGTAAACACGCTTTCGTATATCCGCAAAGCGCATCGCCATATCTGTAAAATCAGCCTCGGGATGTTCATAAAGCACCCACATGATCTTGCCTGCGTCCATGGCGGAACCGCCGCCGACGGCAATTATCACATCCGGCGCAAAGGCTTTCATTTGCTCGGCACCTTCTTTGGCGCAGGCGAGCGTCGGATCCGGCGCGACATTGTAAAAGCAGGTGTGTCGGATCCCCATTTCGTCAAGCTTGTCTGTTATCGGCTTTGTATAGCCATTATTATATAAAAAGCTGTCGGTCACAATGAATGCCTTTTTCTTACGCATGACGTCCTTAAGCTCGGACAAAGCGACCGGCAGACAACCCTTTTTGATGTAAACCTTTTCCGGAGCGCGGAACCAAAGCATGTTTTCTCTCCTTTCGGCTACGGTCTTTATATTTATCAGATGCCTGACTCCTACGTTTTCGGAAACTGAGTTGCCTCCCCAGGAACCGCAGCCGAGCGTCAGTGACGGAGTAAGCTTGAAGTTGTAAAGGTCGCCTATACCGCCCTGAGAGGAGGGCGTGTTTACGAGAATACGGCAGGTCTTCATGCGCGAGGCAAATTCGTTGAGCTTCTCCTGCTCTGTCACTGTATTCA
This region includes:
- a CDS encoding 2-isopropylmalate synthase, yielding MSSRVKIFDTTLRDGEQAPGCSMNLQEKIEVAKRLELLKVDVIEAGFAASSSGDFKSVASVAECIRGCSVASLARCTEKDIDAAYEAIKKAVSPRIHVFIATSPIHMQYKLKLNPEQVIEKAAAMVKYARRLCADIEFSAEDATRSDQKFLARVVRAAIESGASVINIPDTVGYTTPYEMRSIIERLRADVPECESIVLSVHCHNDLGMATANTLAGILGGARQAECTVNGLGERAGNAPLEEIVMALKTRPDLYNAETSVDTSYIYRASKTVYGVIGRTAPINKPIVGTNAFSHEAGIHQHGMLANRNTYEIIQPETIGIPSGQIILGKHSGRHAFEEKLVSMGFTLSAEDTERCFVSFKELCDKKKDVTDRDIEVLVWDSTPESNQDVYVLKRFSVHTGDAEAATAVIALEKDGVVTEDVALGNGPVDASYKAVDKIMNPPAYVFENYVIQSVSEGKDSLGEVITTLRYKDRTFTAKGLSTDVIEASILSYIHALNKLMEFNKKEGE
- a CDS encoding aminoglycoside phosphotransferase family protein — encoded protein: MKLDNIIAVRPTKTVYRDGDKCIKVFNEESASSVLRQALNLSIVAESGIHAPKFIEVVKTDGKWALVSEFIEGKTIEQLIRENPGKYEEYMDRFVDIQLEMHMAAAAGLNKLKDKMHRKIRESGLDATARYELHTRLDSIEEHKKLCHGDYNPSNVIITDKDEAYIIDWAHATQGNASADAARTYLLFRLSGDIKSAELYMKLFCIKSDTAKQYVEKWLSIVAASQLGKNKSEQREFLIHWANIADYE
- the adhE gene encoding bifunctional acetaldehyde-CoA/alcohol dehydrogenase codes for the protein MDNNENRLVDSIESLETLLDGVRKAQREFSGYTQEQVDKIFLAAASAANKERIPLAKLAVKETGMGVAEDKVIKNHYASEYIYNAYKDTKTCGVIEEDKAFGIKKIAEPVGVIAAVIPTTNPTSTAIFKTLISLKTRNGIIISPHPRAKASTIAAAKVVYDAAVAAGAPEGIIGWINVPSLELSNLLMKEADIILATGGPGMVKAAYSSGKPAVGVGPGNTPAIIDDTADIVLAVNSIIHSKTFDNGMICASEQSVIVLDKVYESVKKEFIDRGCYFLNSEETEKVRKTIIINGALNAKIVGQKAAAIAALAGFKVPDETKILIGEVESVDISEEFAHEKLSPVLAMYRAKDIHDAFEKAERLIADGGYGHTSSIYLNTVTEQEKLNEFASRMKTCRILVNTPSSQGGIGDLYNFKLTPSLTLGCGSWGGNSVSENVGVRHLINIKTVAERRENMLWFRAPEKVYIKKGCLPVALSELKDVMRKKKAFIVTDSFLYNNGYTKPITDKLDEMGIRHTCFYNVAPDPTLACAKEGAEQMKAFAPDVIIAVGGGSAMDAGKIMWVLYEHPEADFTDMAMRFADIRKRVYAFPKMGEKAYFIAVPTSAGTGSEVTPFAVITDQDSGIKYPLADYELMPKMAIVDADMQMSAPKGLTSASGIDAVTHALEAYASMLATDYTDGLALRSLKMIFEYLPRAYDDGPNDPAAREKMANAATMAGMAFANAFLGVCHSMAHKLGAFHHLPHGIANALMIDEVLRFNASEKPVKMGTFPQYDHPHTLERYAEIADYLGIQGKTDTEKLNKLIQAIDKLKEHIGIKKTIRDYGIQEESFLARLDEMTEQAFDDQCTGANPRYPLMSEIKHMYLNAYYGTYEEV